A window of the Lactuca sativa cultivar Salinas chromosome 5, Lsat_Salinas_v11, whole genome shotgun sequence genome harbors these coding sequences:
- the LOC111875860 gene encoding uncharacterized protein LOC111875860: MYVETGLLTKESDVYSFGVVLFEVLCSRHCVDLRYKDERRILPMLVKKCQKQQTLHTIIDVRLRQQFDQHSFDMFVSLAYQCLERDRTHRPLMPSVVSKLKTALQYQEAFEVKAQEAKRKIIFLQNNVDQLYQEPEASLKNVVVNPLLDYEKICPPGGSNLIILYTTTVKTIPKTFQDCSSLRLILNGFKVLYQERDVSMHVDFRDELWRIMGKKVALPRLFIKGSYIGGADEVLHLHEQGKFRPLLAGIPIKKLEGPCKGCAGNLFLVCPNCSGSKKVNSGGRGLPKSCMNCNENGLIKCPICF, from the exons ATGTATGTAGAGACAGGGTTATTAACAAAGGAATCGGACGTCTACTCTTTCGGGGTTGTACTATTTGAAGTTTTATGCTCAAGACATTGTGTTGATTTAAGATATAAGGATGAGCGCCGAATTCTACCAATGTTGGTAAAGAAGTGTCAAAAACAACAAACACTACATACAATTATCGATGTTAGGCTAAGGCAACAATTCGATCAACATTCTTTTGATATGTTCGTATCACTTGCATATCAATGTTTGGAAAGAGATCGGACTCATCGTCCGTTAATGCCTTCGGTCGTGAGCAAGCTTAAAACTGCACTCCAATATCAA GAGGCATTCGAGGTTAAAGCTCAAGAAGCAAAGAGGAAAATCATATTTTTACAGAACAACGTAGACCAATTATATCAAGAACCAGAAGCGTCATTAAAAAATGTCGTTGTTAATCCCCTTCTGGATTATGAGAAAATCTGTCCACCCGGGGGGAGCAATTTGATAATTCTGTACACAACCACGGTCAAAACCATCCCAAAGACATTCCAAGATTGCTCGAGTCTTCGACTTATTCTCAATGGTTTTAAGGTTTTATACCAAGAAAGAGATGTATCGATGCACGTGGATTTCAGAGATGAACTATGGCGGATTATGGGCAAGAAAGTGGCACTGCCAAGGCTGTTTATCAAAGGCAGTTACATCGGAGGAGCCGATGAGGTTTTACATTTGCATGAGCAAGGGAAATTCCGGCCCCTCCTCGCTGGAATACCAATAAAAAAATTGGAAGGGCCATGCAAAGGATGTGCTGGGAATTTGTTTCTGGTGTGTCCTAATTGTAGCGGTAGCAAGAAAGTGAATTCTGGTGGCAGAGGGTTGCCAAAGAGCTGCATGAACTGTAACGAGAATGGGCTGATCAAATGCCCTATTTGCTTCTGA